One Hydrogenophaga crassostreae genomic region harbors:
- the rplX gene encoding 50S ribosomal protein L24, whose product MNKIRSGDEVIVIAGRDKGKRGKVAQRVDDSKLLVEGVNVVKKHAKPNPMKGITGGIIEKTMPLHQSNVAIFNGATGKADRVGIKQLADGKKVRVYKSSGEEIKVA is encoded by the coding sequence ATGAACAAAATTCGCAGTGGCGATGAAGTCATCGTGATCGCAGGCCGTGACAAGGGCAAGCGCGGCAAAGTCGCGCAGCGCGTGGACGACAGCAAATTGCTCGTCGAAGGCGTCAATGTGGTCAAAAAGCATGCCAAGCCAAACCCGATGAAGGGTATCACTGGCGGCATCATTGAAAAAACCATGCCTTTGCATCAGTCCAACGTGGCCATTTTCAATGGCGCGACGGGCAAAGCTGATCGCGTCGGTATCAAGCAACTGGCTGACGGCAAAAAAGTGCGCGTCTACAAATCCAGTGGCGAAGAAATCAAGGTGGCCTGA
- a CDS encoding carbohydrate ABC transporter permease, giving the protein MKPRFQKRTIFLIAYLIFALLPIYWMFNMSFKTNEEIVSSFSLLPEHFTWENYKLIFTDESWYSGYINSLIYVAINVVITITVALPAAYAFSRYSFLGDKQVFFWLLTNRMTPPAVFLLPFFQLYTTVGLMDTHLAVALAHLLFSVPLAVWILEGFMSGIPREIDETAYIDGYSFPRFFITIFLPLIKAGVGVTAFFAFMFSWVELLLARTLTSVNAKPIVATMTRTVSASGMDWATLAAAGMLTIVPGAIVIWFVRNYIAKGFAMGRV; this is encoded by the coding sequence ATGAAGCCCAGGTTTCAAAAGCGCACGATCTTCCTGATTGCCTACTTGATCTTTGCCTTGTTGCCCATCTACTGGATGTTCAACATGAGCTTCAAGACCAACGAGGAGATCGTTTCGAGTTTCAGCTTGTTGCCAGAGCATTTCACCTGGGAAAACTACAAGCTGATCTTCACCGATGAGAGCTGGTATTCGGGCTACATCAACAGCCTGATTTATGTGGCGATCAACGTGGTGATCACCATCACGGTGGCCTTGCCTGCCGCCTATGCGTTTTCCCGTTACAGCTTTCTGGGAGACAAGCAGGTGTTTTTCTGGTTGCTGACCAACCGAATGACACCGCCAGCCGTATTTTTGCTGCCGTTTTTTCAGTTGTACACCACGGTCGGTTTGATGGACACCCACCTCGCCGTCGCGCTGGCGCACCTGTTGTTCAGCGTGCCCCTGGCCGTCTGGATTCTTGAAGGGTTCATGTCGGGCATTCCGCGTGAAATCGACGAAACCGCCTACATCGACGGCTACAGCTTTCCGCGCTTTTTCATCACCATCTTTCTGCCTTTGATCAAGGCGGGGGTGGGTGTTACCGCCTTCTTCGCCTTCATGTTCAGTTGGGTCGAATTGCTGCTGGCCCGCACGCTGACCAGTGTCAACGCCAAGCCCATTGTGGCGACGATGACCCGCACCGTGAGCGCTTCAGGCATGGACTGGGCCACCCTTGCCGCGGCCGGCATGCTGACCATCGTGCCCGGCGCCATTGTGATCTGGTTTGTGCGGAACTACATCGCCAAGGGCTTTGCCATGGGGCGAGTATGA
- a CDS encoding ABC transporter substrate-binding protein: protein MKFRHTALAVAAIAAFSTNLAWADAAAAKKWIDTEFQPSTLSKDQQAAEMKWFIDAAAKLKGKGVNEISVVSETIDTHVYESKTLAKAFEEITGIKVKHDLIQEGDVVEKLQTSMQSGKSIYDGWITDSDLIGTHYRYGKVMNLTDYMAGKGKEWTNPGIDIKDFIGTSFTTAPDGKLYQLPDQQFANLYWFRADLFARQDLKDKFKAKYGYELGVPQNWSAYEDIAEFFTDDVKNIDGKPIYGHMDYGKKDPSLGWRFTDAWLSMAGTADIGIPNGKPVDEWGIRASADGCNPQGASVSRGGATNSPAAVYALTKYIDWMKKYSPKEAIGMTFGEAGPVPAQGQIAQQIFWYTAFTAGMIKPGLPVVNADGTPKWRMAPGPNGPYWKQGMQNGYQDVGSWTFFAKHDADRTAAAWLYAQFVTAKTTSLKKTIVGLTPIRESDIQSQAMTDMAPKLGGLVEFYRSPARVAWTPTGTNVPDYPKLAQLWWQNVAQAVTAEKTPQQAMDNLAEQMDQVMARLERAGMDRCAPKLNPKGDPNKYLSDKAAPWKKLANEKPKGETIAYEQLLNAWKAGRVR, encoded by the coding sequence ATGAAATTTCGCCATACAGCACTCGCTGTCGCAGCCATCGCTGCGTTCAGCACGAATTTGGCCTGGGCCGACGCGGCTGCAGCCAAAAAGTGGATCGACACCGAGTTTCAGCCTTCGACGCTGAGCAAAGACCAACAGGCCGCAGAGATGAAATGGTTCATCGATGCTGCGGCCAAGCTCAAGGGTAAGGGTGTCAATGAAATATCGGTGGTTTCCGAGACCATCGATACCCACGTCTACGAGAGCAAGACCCTGGCCAAAGCCTTTGAAGAAATCACAGGCATCAAGGTCAAGCACGACCTGATCCAGGAGGGCGATGTCGTCGAAAAGCTCCAGACCTCCATGCAGTCCGGCAAGTCGATTTACGACGGCTGGATCACAGACTCCGATCTGATCGGCACCCACTACCGCTACGGCAAGGTCATGAACCTGACCGATTACATGGCCGGCAAGGGGAAAGAGTGGACCAACCCAGGCATCGACATCAAGGATTTCATCGGTACCAGCTTCACCACGGCGCCAGATGGCAAGCTGTACCAGTTGCCTGATCAACAGTTTGCCAACCTGTACTGGTTCCGCGCCGACCTGTTCGCCCGCCAGGACCTGAAGGACAAGTTCAAAGCCAAATACGGTTACGAGTTGGGCGTGCCGCAGAACTGGAGCGCGTACGAAGACATTGCCGAGTTCTTTACCGATGATGTGAAAAACATCGACGGCAAGCCTATCTATGGACACATGGATTACGGCAAAAAAGACCCGTCGCTGGGCTGGCGCTTCACCGACGCATGGTTATCCATGGCCGGTACAGCCGATATCGGCATTCCCAACGGCAAACCTGTCGATGAGTGGGGTATTCGCGCATCGGCTGATGGCTGCAATCCGCAGGGCGCCAGCGTTTCCCGCGGCGGCGCCACCAACTCGCCTGCCGCCGTCTATGCGCTGACCAAGTACATCGACTGGATGAAAAAATACTCGCCCAAGGAAGCCATCGGCATGACCTTTGGTGAAGCGGGTCCTGTGCCTGCGCAGGGCCAGATCGCTCAGCAAATCTTCTGGTACACCGCTTTCACAGCAGGCATGATCAAGCCCGGTCTGCCGGTGGTCAACGCCGATGGCACGCCGAAGTGGCGCATGGCGCCTGGTCCAAATGGGCCATATTGGAAGCAGGGCATGCAAAACGGCTACCAAGACGTGGGGAGCTGGACCTTCTTCGCCAAGCATGACGCCGACCGCACGGCCGCCGCCTGGTTGTATGCGCAGTTCGTGACCGCCAAGACGACCAGCCTGAAAAAGACCATCGTCGGTTTGACGCCTATTCGCGAATCCGATATCCAGAGCCAGGCCATGACCGATATGGCGCCGAAGCTGGGTGGATTGGTTGAGTTTTACCGCAGCCCAGCACGTGTGGCCTGGACACCCACCGGTACCAACGTGCCTGATTATCCCAAGCTGGCCCAGCTCTGGTGGCAAAACGTGGCTCAGGCTGTGACGGCAGAGAAGACACCTCAGCAGGCCATGGACAATCTCGCAGAGCAGATGGACCAGGTGATGGCCCGTCTGGAGCGTGCAGGCATGGACCGCTGTGCGCCCAAGCTCAACCCCAAGGGAGACCCCAACAAGTACCTGAGCGACAAGGCCGCCCCTTGGAAGAAACTGGCCAACGAGAAGCCCAAAGGCGAGACCATCGCCTACGAGCAACTGCTCAATGCCTGGAAGGCCGGTCGCGTTCGTTGA
- the rplR gene encoding 50S ribosomal protein L18, giving the protein MLTKKEQRLRRARQTRIRIAQQSAVRLTVNRTNLHIYAAVISDDGSRVLASASTAEAEMRTQIGGAGKGGNTAAAALIGKRIAERAKAAGIEKVAFDRSGFAYHGRVKALADAAREAGLQF; this is encoded by the coding sequence ATGTTGACGAAAAAAGAGCAACGTCTGCGTCGTGCGCGTCAAACGCGTATCCGTATTGCGCAACAAAGCGCCGTGCGCCTGACCGTGAACCGCACCAACCTGCACATCTACGCCGCCGTCATCTCCGACGATGGTTCCCGTGTGCTGGCATCGGCCTCAACGGCCGAAGCCGAGATGCGTACCCAAATCGGTGGTGCTGGCAAGGGTGGCAACACCGCTGCTGCGGCCCTGATCGGCAAGCGCATCGCTGAGCGGGCAAAAGCCGCAGGCATCGAAAAGGTCGCTTTTGACCGTTCGGGCTTTGCTTACCATGGTCGGGTCAAGGCCCTTGCAGATGCCGCTCGTGAAGCCGGCCTGCAGTTCTGA
- the rplN gene encoding 50S ribosomal protein L14 encodes MIQTQTRLDVADNTGAKSVMCIKVLGGSKRRYASVGDVIKVTIKEAAPRGRVKKGEVYSAVVVRTAKGIRRPDGALIKFDGNAAVLLNAKLEPIGTRIFGPVTRELRTEKFMKIVSLAPEVL; translated from the coding sequence ATGATCCAAACGCAAACTCGACTCGATGTTGCTGACAACACGGGTGCCAAGTCCGTGATGTGCATCAAAGTGCTGGGCGGCTCCAAGCGCCGTTATGCCAGCGTTGGTGATGTCATCAAGGTCACCATCAAAGAAGCAGCGCCACGTGGCCGCGTCAAAAAGGGCGAAGTTTACAGCGCCGTTGTTGTTCGCACCGCCAAAGGTATCCGTCGTCCAGACGGCGCGCTGATCAAATTCGACGGCAACGCGGCAGTGTTGCTTAACGCCAAGCTGGAGCCTATCGGCACCCGCATCTTCGGACCAGTGACGCGCGAGCTGCGCACTGAAAAGTTCATGAAGATCGTGTCATTGGCCCCAGAGGTCCTTTGA
- the rplE gene encoding 50S ribosomal protein L5 — protein sequence MTRLYEQFRDKIAPELVTKFGYKSVMQVPRITKITLNMGVSEAVADKKVMDHAVGDLTKIAGQKPVVTKAKKAIAGFKIREEQPIGCMVTLRGERMYEFLDRFVTVALPRVRDFRGISGKAFDGRGNYNIGVKEQIIFPEIEYDKVDALRGLNISITTTAKTDEEAKALLVGFRFPFKN from the coding sequence ATGACACGCCTGTACGAACAATTCCGCGACAAAATCGCTCCCGAACTCGTTACAAAGTTCGGCTACAAGTCAGTGATGCAGGTTCCCCGCATCACCAAGATCACGCTCAACATGGGTGTGAGCGAGGCGGTTGCCGACAAGAAGGTCATGGATCACGCTGTGGGTGACCTGACCAAAATCGCTGGCCAGAAGCCTGTGGTGACCAAGGCCAAAAAAGCCATCGCTGGTTTCAAGATCCGCGAAGAGCAACCCATTGGCTGCATGGTGACCCTGCGCGGCGAGCGCATGTACGAATTCCTGGATCGTTTCGTGACCGTGGCCTTGCCCCGTGTCCGTGACTTCCGTGGTATTTCCGGCAAGGCTTTTGACGGCCGTGGCAACTACAACATCGGCGTCAAAGAGCAGATCATTTTCCCTGAGATCGAGTACGACAAGGTAGATGCCTTGCGCGGCCTCAACATCAGCATCACGACAACCGCCAAAACAGATGAAGAAGCGAAAGCTCTTCTGGTCGGTTTCCGTTTCCCGTTCAAGAACTGA
- the rplF gene encoding 50S ribosomal protein L6, producing MSRIGKQPVTVPAGVEVAVNSDLINVKGALGALALAQNALVKVENNAGTLSFVPANDSRDANAMSGTMRQLVNNMVNGVSKGFEKKLTLLGVGYKAQAQGAKLNLTVGYSHPVVMDMPAGIKVETPTPTEIVIKGADRQRVGQIASEVRAVRPPEPYKGKGIRYSDEKVTIKETKKK from the coding sequence ATGTCACGTATTGGAAAACAGCCAGTCACCGTCCCCGCAGGGGTCGAAGTGGCTGTCAACAGCGACTTGATCAACGTCAAGGGTGCCCTGGGCGCCCTGGCTCTGGCGCAAAACGCCTTGGTCAAAGTAGAAAACAACGCAGGCACATTGTCTTTTGTGCCTGCCAACGACTCGCGTGATGCCAACGCCATGTCTGGAACCATGCGTCAGCTGGTGAACAACATGGTCAACGGCGTGAGCAAAGGTTTCGAAAAGAAACTGACGCTTCTCGGCGTGGGTTACAAGGCTCAGGCGCAGGGCGCCAAGCTCAATTTGACGGTGGGCTATTCGCACCCCGTCGTGATGGACATGCCCGCTGGCATCAAGGTCGAGACCCCAACCCCGACCGAGATCGTCATCAAAGGTGCTGACCGTCAACGTGTTGGCCAGATCGCTTCCGAAGTGCGCGCAGTGCGCCCTCCCGAGCCCTACAAGGGCAAGGGCATCCGTTATTCGGATGAGAAGGTCACGATCAAGGAAACCAAGAAGAAATAA
- a CDS encoding carbohydrate ABC transporter permease, translating into MSVQNKPVNQKAWFLILPVLICVAFSAILPLMTVVNYSVQDIISPDRRVFVGTEWFAAVMRDEDLHAALWNQLRFSAAVLAVELPLGIMLGLSMPASGWKASVTLVVVALSLLIPLNVVGTIWQIFGRTDIGLMGVTLQALGIEYSYTGNTTHAWLTVLLMDVWHWTPLVALLAYAGLRSIPDAYYQAARIDGASKFAVFRYIQLPKMRGVLMIAVLLRFMDSFMIYTEPFVLTGGGPGNSTTFLSQYLTQKAVGQFDLGPAAAFSLIYFFIILLFCFVLYNWMQRLGQAEKEGAGHG; encoded by the coding sequence ATGAGTGTTCAAAACAAACCCGTGAACCAGAAAGCCTGGTTCCTGATCCTGCCGGTGCTCATCTGCGTGGCCTTTTCTGCCATCTTGCCTTTGATGACCGTGGTGAATTATTCGGTGCAAGACATCATCTCGCCCGATCGCCGCGTGTTTGTGGGTACCGAGTGGTTTGCTGCCGTGATGCGCGACGAAGATCTTCACGCCGCCCTCTGGAACCAGTTGAGGTTTTCCGCCGCCGTTTTGGCTGTGGAGTTGCCGCTGGGCATCATGCTCGGGCTGTCCATGCCTGCATCCGGTTGGAAAGCATCGGTGACCTTGGTGGTGGTGGCCTTGTCGCTGCTTATTCCCTTGAACGTGGTTGGCACGATCTGGCAGATCTTCGGTCGTACCGACATTGGCCTGATGGGTGTCACGCTTCAAGCGCTGGGGATCGAATACAGCTACACGGGCAATACCACCCATGCGTGGTTGACGGTGTTGTTGATGGATGTGTGGCACTGGACGCCTCTGGTGGCCCTGCTCGCTTATGCAGGCCTTCGCAGCATTCCTGATGCCTATTACCAGGCCGCCCGCATTGATGGGGCCAGCAAATTCGCGGTGTTCCGCTACATCCAGTTGCCAAAGATGCGTGGCGTGTTGATGATTGCCGTCCTGCTGCGCTTCATGGACAGTTTCATGATTTACACCGAGCCCTTTGTGCTCACGGGCGGTGGGCCAGGCAACTCGACCACGTTCCTGAGCCAGTACCTCACACAAAAAGCCGTCGGGCAGTTTGATCTAGGGCCCGCTGCAGCATTTTCTCTGATCTATTTTTTCATCATCCTGCTGTTCTGCTTCGTGCTCTACAACTGGATGCAGCGACTCGGCCAGGCCGAAAAAGAAGGAGCTGGTCATGGTTGA
- a CDS encoding ABC transporter ATP-binding protein gives MQLTLERVGKKVGPSVHLYPQSLTLVPGAVTVLLGATQAGKTSLMRLMAGLDVPTSGRVMVDGADVTGVPVRERNVAMVYQQFINYPSMNVFHNIASPLKLRGEKGDALKGKVRALAEKLHIDVFLERLPAELSGGQQQRVALARALAKAAPLMLLDEPLVNLDYKLREELREELSQLFANGEATVVYATTEPAEALLLGGYTAVMDAGELLQYGPTAEVFHRPESIRVARAFSDPPMNLLPAQAADGGAQLTGGPLIPLQLSAASGRELTVGVRASALRVKGREGDLVINGTVDLAEISGSDTFVHAHTPVGDLVAQLTGVHNFHLGSPISLHVSPTQVYVFDAAGALVLAPERTGGPR, from the coding sequence ATGCAGCTGACTTTGGAGCGCGTGGGCAAAAAAGTGGGGCCTTCGGTTCACCTTTACCCCCAGTCCCTTACCTTGGTGCCAGGGGCGGTGACTGTGTTGCTGGGTGCGACCCAGGCGGGAAAAACCAGCCTGATGCGCTTGATGGCCGGGCTCGATGTGCCTACGTCGGGACGCGTGATGGTGGATGGCGCAGATGTGACGGGAGTGCCTGTGCGCGAACGCAATGTGGCCATGGTGTACCAGCAGTTCATCAACTACCCTTCGATGAACGTGTTCCACAACATCGCTTCCCCGCTCAAATTGCGCGGCGAGAAAGGCGATGCCCTGAAAGGAAAGGTGCGGGCGCTTGCCGAAAAGCTGCATATCGACGTCTTTCTGGAACGCCTGCCTGCCGAACTCTCCGGCGGTCAGCAGCAGCGCGTGGCCCTGGCCCGCGCACTGGCCAAGGCGGCGCCGCTGATGTTGCTTGATGAGCCCTTGGTGAACCTGGACTACAAGCTGCGCGAAGAGCTGCGCGAAGAGCTCTCCCAGCTCTTTGCCAACGGTGAAGCCACCGTGGTCTACGCCACCACCGAGCCCGCCGAAGCCCTTCTCTTGGGCGGCTACACGGCCGTGATGGACGCCGGCGAGCTGTTGCAATACGGACCGACGGCAGAGGTGTTTCATCGCCCCGAATCGATTCGCGTGGCACGCGCCTTCAGTGATCCCCCGATGAACCTCCTGCCTGCACAAGCGGCCGATGGTGGGGCTCAGTTGACTGGTGGCCCGCTGATTCCATTGCAGTTGTCTGCAGCGAGCGGACGTGAGCTGACTGTCGGGGTGCGCGCCAGCGCGCTGCGGGTCAAGGGTCGCGAGGGTGATCTGGTGATCAATGGCACGGTCGATCTCGCCGAAATTTCGGGCTCGGATACGTTTGTTCATGCCCATACCCCTGTGGGCGACCTCGTCGCGCAACTCACAGGCGTGCACAACTTTCATCTGGGTTCGCCGATCAGCCTTCATGTGAGCCCGACGCAGGTCTATGTGTTTGACGCCGCGGGTGCGTTGGTTTTGGCGCCAGAGCGCACGGGAGGGCCCCGCTGA
- a CDS encoding DUF2160 domain-containing protein — protein MFNWMAWTLPVAVFFTCIALMLIGMTVWEIKSPTVMRKGFLPIATTRGDRLFMGLLGAAYINLAFVGMAGWITEWMSLEQEPSIWISFVVSMVWLVIALRKG, from the coding sequence ATGTTTAACTGGATGGCATGGACGTTGCCCGTCGCCGTATTCTTTACTTGCATCGCCTTGATGCTGATCGGCATGACCGTCTGGGAAATCAAATCTCCTACTGTCATGCGCAAAGGGTTTTTGCCTATCGCGACCACGCGGGGCGACCGACTGTTCATGGGATTGCTGGGCGCCGCGTACATCAATCTCGCCTTTGTCGGCATGGCGGGCTGGATCACCGAATGGATGTCATTGGAGCAAGAGCCCTCCATCTGGATCAGTTTTGTCGTATCGATGGTGTGGCTGGTTATTGCCTTGCGAAAAGGGTGA
- a CDS encoding ABC transporter ATP-binding protein, producing the protein MAKIELDLAHSYKADPQSDSDYALLPLKMTFEDGGAYALLGPSGCGKTTMLNIMSGLVVPSHGKVLFDGQDLTRATPQERNIAQVFQFPVIYDTMTVAENLAFPLKNRKVPADQIKQRVGQIAEMLEMSHQLDMAAAGLSADQKQKISLGRGLVRPDVSAVLFDEPLTVIDPHLKWQLRRKLKQIHHELKLTLIYVTHDQVEALTFADQVVVMTRGKVVQMGTPEALFDRPAHTFVGHFIGSPGMNFMPVTVRGDALELAGARLPAGAGRRLPEGELTLGIRPEYLLLDAPGAPGALKAVVRQVQDIGTYWLVSCDASGSPLKVRLAPDVTPPEVGETVGLQLLGENTCFYKNEELVP; encoded by the coding sequence ATGGCCAAAATTGAACTTGACCTGGCGCATTCATATAAGGCTGACCCCCAGTCAGACAGCGATTACGCGCTGTTGCCACTGAAGATGACGTTTGAAGACGGCGGCGCCTATGCCCTGCTCGGGCCGTCGGGCTGCGGCAAGACGACCATGCTCAACATCATGTCGGGTCTGGTGGTTCCTTCCCATGGCAAGGTGCTGTTTGATGGGCAAGACCTGACGCGCGCCACGCCGCAAGAGCGCAACATCGCGCAGGTGTTCCAGTTTCCTGTGATCTACGACACCATGACGGTCGCGGAGAACCTCGCCTTCCCCCTGAAAAACCGCAAGGTGCCGGCCGACCAGATCAAGCAGCGGGTCGGTCAAATCGCGGAAATGCTGGAGATGAGCCATCAGCTCGACATGGCCGCTGCCGGGCTCAGCGCCGATCAGAAACAGAAGATTTCGCTAGGGCGTGGTTTGGTGCGGCCCGATGTCTCGGCGGTCTTGTTTGACGAGCCGCTGACTGTGATCGATCCGCATCTGAAGTGGCAGTTGCGCCGCAAGCTCAAGCAGATTCACCATGAGCTGAAGCTCACGCTGATCTATGTGACCCATGACCAGGTCGAGGCGTTGACCTTTGCCGATCAGGTGGTGGTCATGACGCGTGGCAAGGTGGTTCAGATGGGTACGCCCGAGGCGCTGTTCGATCGCCCGGCGCACACTTTTGTCGGCCATTTCATTGGCTCGCCGGGCATGAACTTCATGCCCGTCACGGTGCGCGGCGACGCGCTGGAACTGGCCGGTGCCCGCTTGCCAGCCGGGGCCGGACGCCGTTTGCCTGAAGGTGAGTTGACTTTGGGTATCCGTCCCGAATACCTGTTGCTGGATGCACCTGGTGCGCCTGGTGCCTTGAAGGCGGTAGTTCGCCAGGTTCAAGACATCGGTACCTACTGGCTGGTGAGTTGCGATGCCTCGGGCTCGCCGCTCAAGGTGCGGCTCGCGCCCGATGTGACTCCGCCAGAAGTGGGCGAAACCGTGGGTCTTCAATTGCTGGGTGAAAACACCTGCTTCTACAAAAACGAGGAGCTCGTGCCATGA
- the rpsN gene encoding 30S ribosomal protein S14, whose translation MAKQALLQRELKREKLAAKFATKYAELQAVAKSAKHSDEERDAARQALQKLPRNSNPTRQRNRCAITGRPRGTFAQFGLARAKVREMAFAGEIPGITKASW comes from the coding sequence GTGGCTAAACAAGCACTACTCCAACGTGAACTCAAGCGCGAAAAACTCGCTGCCAAGTTTGCTACGAAATACGCAGAGCTGCAGGCGGTCGCAAAGAGCGCCAAGCACAGTGACGAAGAGCGCGATGCCGCTCGTCAAGCGCTGCAAAAGTTGCCCCGCAACTCGAACCCCACGCGTCAGCGCAACCGCTGCGCGATCACGGGTCGTCCGCGTGGCACATTCGCCCAATTCGGCCTGGCTCGCGCCAAGGTACGCGAAATGGCATTTGCCGGTGAAATTCCCGGCATCACCAAAGCCAGCTGGTAA
- the rpsH gene encoding 30S ribosomal protein S8, whose protein sequence is MSMSDPIADMLTRIRNAQMVEKTIVSMPASKVKTAIAQVLKDEGYIDGYQIKSADGKNELEISLKYYAGRPVIERIERVSRPGLRVYRGRNAIPQVQNGLGVAIVTTPQGVMTDRKARATGVGGEVLCYVA, encoded by the coding sequence ATGAGCATGAGTGATCCTATTGCTGACATGTTGACCCGCATTCGCAATGCGCAGATGGTCGAGAAGACCATCGTGTCGATGCCAGCATCCAAAGTCAAAACCGCGATAGCCCAAGTCCTGAAAGACGAAGGTTATATCGACGGATATCAGATCAAAAGCGCCGACGGCAAGAATGAACTTGAGATCTCTCTCAAGTACTACGCTGGCCGTCCCGTGATCGAGCGCATCGAGCGTGTGAGCCGTCCTGGCCTGCGCGTCTACCGTGGCCGCAACGCAATCCCTCAGGTCCAGAATGGCCTGGGCGTCGCGATCGTCACCACGCCTCAGGGTGTGATGACCGATCGCAAGGCTCGTGCTACCGGTGTCGGTGGTGAAGTCTTGTGCTACGTCGCCTGA
- a CDS encoding glycerol-3-phosphate dehydrogenase/oxidase — protein MSRAAHFQSLNTDQTYDLAVIGGGATGLGVALDAALRGFSVVLLESHDFAGGTSSRATKLLHGGVRYLAQGNVALVREALAERSTVLRNAPHLAQPLPFVMPSYQWWQSPFYGLGLKLYDLMAGKAGLGRTEFLNAQQTLAALPGLKAAGLKGGVKYWDGQFDDARLALALARTAKVAGATVLNYAEVTALRMGIRKDGRSDPSEIDIIDRLSGDTATVSANCVVNATGVWVDALRNKAMAGVPGAVPSQMVSPSQGVHVVVDRDFMPGNHALLMPKTRDGRVLFAVPWMGKLILGTTDTPRKDIPREPGAFAEELEFILSEAAHVLSRPVTRADIRSIWVGLRPLVAPPRTEEGGTKTISREHTIVVDPNGLLTVTGGKWTTYRAMAEDVLNKCFDKGLLSTRPSANTKNHRLLGAPGKNAPPSPIFAGPGVHLYGTEMAAVETCPGHENVLGMGLTEAMVRYAVREEYAYTVEDVLARRWRVLFLDAKVASSMGAAVAAIMQSEGVDNPRLTEFLKLCEHYLPG, from the coding sequence ATGTCTCGCGCAGCCCATTTCCAATCCCTGAATACCGACCAAACCTACGACCTCGCTGTGATCGGCGGGGGGGCAACAGGGTTGGGCGTGGCATTGGATGCGGCGCTGCGAGGGTTTTCTGTGGTCCTGCTCGAATCTCACGATTTCGCTGGCGGCACCTCTTCCAGAGCGACCAAGTTGCTGCACGGCGGCGTGCGGTATCTGGCTCAAGGCAACGTGGCGCTGGTGCGTGAAGCCCTGGCAGAGCGATCGACGGTGCTGCGAAACGCACCGCACCTGGCGCAGCCACTGCCCTTTGTGATGCCCTCTTACCAATGGTGGCAGAGCCCTTTCTATGGTCTGGGGCTCAAGCTCTACGACCTGATGGCGGGGAAAGCGGGATTGGGTCGAACCGAGTTTCTGAATGCGCAACAGACACTGGCCGCGTTGCCCGGGCTCAAGGCTGCGGGACTCAAGGGCGGCGTGAAGTACTGGGACGGCCAGTTCGACGATGCGCGGCTGGCACTGGCCTTGGCTCGCACGGCGAAAGTGGCGGGTGCCACAGTATTGAACTACGCAGAAGTCACCGCCTTGCGCATGGGCATCCGTAAAGATGGCAGAAGCGACCCTTCTGAAATTGATATCATTGACCGTCTAAGTGGCGATACAGCAACAGTGAGCGCTAACTGTGTGGTGAATGCGACCGGGGTATGGGTTGACGCGCTGCGCAACAAGGCCATGGCCGGCGTACCGGGCGCAGTCCCGTCGCAGATGGTCAGCCCGAGTCAGGGCGTGCATGTGGTGGTCGACCGGGACTTCATGCCAGGGAATCATGCTTTGCTGATGCCCAAGACCCGTGACGGGCGTGTGCTGTTCGCCGTGCCCTGGATGGGCAAGCTCATTCTGGGTACCACCGATACACCGCGCAAAGACATTCCCCGAGAGCCCGGTGCATTCGCTGAAGAGCTCGAATTCATCTTGAGCGAAGCCGCCCATGTCTTGAGCCGCCCGGTGACTCGAGCCGACATACGCAGCATCTGGGTCGGATTGCGCCCCCTGGTTGCACCACCCAGAACGGAAGAGGGGGGTACCAAAACCATCTCCAGAGAACACACCATCGTGGTCGACCCCAACGGCTTGCTCACCGTCACGGGGGGCAAATGGACGACCTACCGTGCGATGGCCGAAGATGTATTGAACAAGTGCTTCGACAAGGGACTGCTGTCGACCCGACCGAGTGCCAACACGAAAAACCACCGGTTGTTGGGCGCGCCAGGCAAAAACGCACCGCCTTCCCCGATTTTTGCAGGGCCAGGCGTGCACTTGTACGGAACAGAAATGGCCGCAGTCGAAACCTGTCCAGGCCATGAGAACGTTTTGGGCATGGGGCTGACCGAGGCCATGGTGCGCTATGCGGTCCGGGAGGAGTACGCCTACACAGTAGAAGATGTGTTAGCCAGGCGATGGCGCGTGTTGTTTCTCGACGCCAAGGTAGCCTCATCCATGGGCGCCGCAGTAGCGGCCATCATGCAAAGCGAAGGCGTTGACAACCCTCGGCTGACCGAATTTCTGAAGCTCTGTGAGCACTACCTGCCCGGCTAG